tttttgtatactacttccccaccgacgcagcaccacagtttctttagaaattaccccttcattcatttatttgtatCAAAGTAGTCTTCTCTTCCTTTGTTTAATAAATAATGGTATTTTTCGCTTTAGGCAAATCCTCTAATGATGAAGAGCCTGTGGAGCCAATAGATTTGGGACAGTGCCCGGTACCTTGCCCGGCAGTTTCAACAAAGTAGAGCAGAGCAGAATAGTGTAGATCACAGCCGCCAGAGAAGGAGAGCAGAGAGATATAGTACAGGCAGAGTAGATAGAGAACAGTGAAGTGGAGCAAAGAAGGGTACAAATGAGCAGAGCTAGGCAAAGAAGAGCATAGCTGAGTAAAGTAGAGACGGCATAGCAGAGAATTAATCGGAGAGAATGTATACAATATAGCAATGTATTGCAAAGATGAAAAGAGCAGAGTAGCGCAGACTAGAGCATGGTAAAGTAGAGTAGAGAAGATTAGACTGTACTGTAGCATAGAGTAGAGCAGCTAGAGTACGTAGAGCAGAGAGTAGAGTATAGCAGATTAGATCAGACAGGACTGGGTATTTCAAAGATGTTCATTTTACTGTTCTAATATGAGTAGAAAACTTGAGTAACTGAAGGTCTCAAACTCCAGGTGTATTCTATAAACATTATGTAAGGAACCCCTTAAGACAACCTACAGAAAGAAACTTTTATTATCCATTTGAAACCCTGAGAGGACTTTTTATTCAAAACTTATAGCATCAGTAATCCTTTAAAAGTACTTCACTCCTTAGCATTGTGATATACCTCTCGATAGGGATTGAATAGTCTTTTTCTTAAATTACGTCAACGAAtataataaaacataaaaacCAAACCATAAGTATACATTTTTGGCAGAAACCGTGACGGGCTCCCCGATCGCACATCAATTATAACTCATGTTGgttgtttggtttgttttgatTCATTGTGAATCCATTGCACTAGAAATGCGCTGGGAATAATAGGCCTGTGTTATTTTCGGCTCTGTTTTTAAAAGTGGGCCGTTCTCGCACCTGACTAATTTCCGGTATGTCTACCCCAACCAGTGCGACACCCGTATTTTAAAATCAGCCCTTTTGAAAGGAGGGTTTTTTTGAACATCTCAACAAATGTGCAAATGATATGTGTTAATGCTCAACCGCCACAAAGTTACAAGATTTCTTGGCCTTGTTCTCTGTTCGATCAATGCCATGTTGACGCTTATACCGGTTGTTGACAGGAATGATAATTAATAGAAATGGTAAACACCTTTGATGACTTTACattgaaaatgtaaatttcaTCAGAGATTGAAAAAGGCGGAAACAGAGACTTTTTTTCAATTGCCTTGTCTCCCGCCAAATGCGCGAAAAAAACATTGCTTTCgctattttatcttttttacaacaaattatttaaagttATGTCTAaagcaatacatcattttaaagcttatAAAAATAAGTTTTCCAGGACAAAAAACAACTCTTTACCAAAGATATTGTTTCTTTAATAAATGTCCTCAAATGTGTGGCTGGCACATTTTTAggtcaatattttttctttgcttcaacGCACTAAGTTCGGTTGTGAGTGCGCTAAGAAGTTTTGGAcgaaagaaaaacgttttgccAGCATGTGAGCAGATACCAGACAAAATTAATCggcctagtgaaaacacaacccGACTGTacttaaattttgccaaccacagaacaaattTTCAAGTGCTTGCAAAATCTTGCCGTTGATTTTCTCGCAAATTTTAGACTAGTGCTTGATTTTCTCGTGCTCGCAATTGTtttgcaataggccattttacagttgtttgctcagcgacctagcctatggatggctgcgaggctgccggtgaccttgtattgatacagaccccactgcttttataatgtaaattgtcttgttgtaattctaattacttcatattaacattacaaaagcacgaaggtttgtatcaaagtaGAGTCACCGGCAGGCTCGCTTATATTCTTAGGCCAGgaaacttagctacaactgtaacaTGGTCTATTGCTCGCACGCTTGAATTCTCGTTGAAATTTGTTCGATTGCTCGAAAGTTCGTAAAGGCcgggccaaacgctcgcaacatttaaacgcaacatcttgcaacattgttgcgacatgtgttaaacaagctggccaaacgcactcaacattttgaacattttcaacgcaacatgtggATGTTTCTGTGTTCCTGGCCCCTGGCGCGgaacaagtggacctagcgcgcatgccctagaGCAACAATTTTGAGTGAACGTGGCCACCTGGCCAAAttagtacaacatcatgcagcaTCCAAATTGTTGGACAAAAAATTTgatcgttttcaaatttgacccAACATCATCCAATTcaatgttgcaacatatcgcagcATATCGCAACAGGtagtggccaaacgtatgcaacatgttttGCGATGTTGCGTTAAAATGTTGCGAgagtttggccaggccttaaatCGTTCTTCGCCGATGTTTTGGTACAGAAATACTGTTTTACTTCATGGTACTGAACCCCTTAGCTTTCGACCTGGACGTTTCAGGAGTTCCTGTTGCTTCATTGCCTGAAGTTCTCACGAGGTGACGTAATCAGTCTGTGGAAGAGGCGAGTTGTGTACGCAATCTTAACGAATTTTTATGAGCTAAAATCTTGCAGTTGATTTTTGGAACTGAACAAATTAACATTCAATAAAAAGCAGCGTAGCAGAAAATTTATCAAATAGCTCCAAGACCCTCCAAGCAGAACTCCAAGAGCTCGCTGCTCGCCAGTTGAATTCTTTTACAGTGCTCGTTGTTCTCAAGATAAATTCGGTTATTGCTCGTGTTCGCGAAATAAAACACAGCGCTCGCATGCTCGCAAAATGCTCGAAAAGACCATTTGATACCCCTAAGATCTCTGGCTggaacattaatgacaatagctAGATGACGTAACGATGAGTCTGCCTCGAATAAAAAATGCTATGAAGCCGTAGACGGTCTCCGATAAAACTAAACACAACAAAGACAAAGCCAGGTCAATTTTCAAATGATAAGTAAGTGAAAGCGTAGAAAGCTGGAGACGCCTCTGTTACAATATGCCTATGACGCAATGTAATTTTATACTCAGACACATGCGCTCAATTATAATAAAACTACCAGATCTTTCTTACCACGAATAAGTGAACACGCTCGATATACACAACCTAAAACATGGTGTCAGAACTTAACACGAACCAATAACGATGGAACAGACCCCAACATCTACTAGCAGTCCGCAAGGACCTATTTTTACGTTTCATTTTCCGGTGCCTTCACCGATGGTTACAGCAGGAGATAGTGTCAACAATTGGGAGTTTTTCGAACAACAATGGACCGACTATGAAGTCGCCACCGGGCTAGAAGAACAACATCCCAAAGTACGAATAGCTACTTTACGCTCAGTGATGGGCAAAGAGTGTCTTCAAATCCTCCTGAACCTCAAACTAGCAGAGGAAGAAAGAACAGATGTGGACGCGTGATTAACAGCATTGGAATGCTACTTTAAGCCTAAAAGGAACATTGTATATGAGCGGTACATGTTCAATACATGCATGCAAAACGTCGAAGAGCTGATAGATAAATAGATACGTAAACCGATTGCGTAAACACGCAGCGACATGCGAGTTTGGAACACTGACTGACGAACTCATACGGGATAGACTTGTCCTCGGAATTCGCGATGAAAGCACAAAACTGCGTCTTCTCAAAGAAGATAAACTAGATCTCAACAAAGCTCTCCACATTTGCCGGAGCAACGAAATTGCAAGCAGTCAACTAAAAGTCACGAGCTCAGATAGCAAcaaagcacagaaaaaagaagaaatacgCGTAGTTCGAGAGCGCAAGTCCAAGTCACCACAAAAGTCACGCAGCACAAAGCAAATCCAAAGGAAAGACGCCAGCAAAAGTGAATTTACtcgaaaaaagaaatacaaatgcTACAACTGTGGTGGTTCCGAAAGGCACAAATTACAGGACTGCCCAGCATATGGCAGAGAATGCAAGACCTGTGGCAAAAGGAACCACTTTGCGTCTGTTTGTTTATCAAAAAGATCAAACGACGTGAAAGCGGTGACATCCGAATTGGACTACGACAGCGACTCCAACGACGACGAATAcgcattggccgtttttatactagagacgcataatccgtccagacgaattatgcgtctctcatgttatccgtctagtgaaaagacgggacgaactatatgagacgcataattcgtcttggacgaacttgggcaaacattttttctgcgtctgttaatttcgtctagtataaagacgggcactagacgcataatgcgtctggacgaactttccagtttagtgcgtcttcgaagacgctctaaaataaattcttcgtccagacgcataatgcgtcttgtggtcGTCTTTATattagacgaatttaacagacgcagaaaaaatgtttgcccaagttcgtcccagacgaattatgcgtctctagtataaaaacggccattcagTATCGAGGAAGTTGGGATgataaaaaagaaaggaaaacaaccaATCGCTACGCTAACGTTTACAGACGAAAACACTAATTTCAGCACTGAAATAGACTGTCAACTTGATACTGGAGCCACATGCAACGTGATTGCTCATCGAAACCTGTCAATCATCAATCAAGACGCTAATCCTAAACTTCAACAAAGCAACGTCAAACTCAGACTGTTTGACGGATCTGTTATGCATCCCTTTGGAGAGGTCAAACTTAAAGTCAACAAGGAACATTGTTTGAAGTTTCAAGTTATCAACGgaaaacaaaagccaatttTATCAGCGCAAACATGCCAGACATTGGAACTTTTAAAGATTAGTGAACAAATACACGAGATCAGCGAAACCGGAACCGGAAATAAGCCACTAACCAAAGAAAGCATCTTGAAAGAATTTCATGACGAGCAGaggggcattctgtctgcgcaTGTGTAGTACAAAGAGGTTTTTATAAGTAGCCGCTGACACGCGCCCGCACGTGGCGAGCGCGCGTCCGCTTCCCGCTCTTTTTgagcaaaaccaaaacaaaaaatattaaatgcaaAATGGCCGTGTACGCAGGTCGGTTTGTTGTCTTTTTAGCGTGTGTTTTGTTCTGTATTTCAAACGTAAGTGAAAGCAAAGAAAGGTCGAAGAATGGTTGTGTTGTGTGTGGAAAGAAGTCACAAGGAAGCCCCTTCAGACACGTTGAGAAAAACGAGGAGTTGGAAGTTTGTTTTGGAGTGAGAGCGTCGGGCGATATCTGTGAAGCCTGCAGAAGAGCCCTTCAAGACCACAGAAACACGGGAAAGACGTATCATCACGTTAGTGTTTTTCTCATGTAACTTATACgcttatttattttcaaattttctcggAGATATGAAGTTCTATTCTGAACGTGTTTTGAAATATATTAGGAAACAGTTTGTAAACCAGCGCAAAGCAGTAATAATTGCAACTGTTTTGTAGCTGATTGTAAGCTTAATTAAAAACCGCTTTATCCACAAATGTTGCATTTGTCTAtttaaaaaatcgccaaaaccTCCATGAGCTGATTTACTGCATCCTTCtgaaatttactgttttttttttttgtttaaaaagtatGTTGACATGAATCTCAACAACCCGGGACGTGTTCGGAAAAGGAAAGAGTCAGTGAAAAAAGTGTCAGAGGAGTCAGTTGCTAGTGCGAGTAGTAGTGTTACATGTAGGGAGATGGATAGGGAGATGATAGTGTTGCCAAGACAGTCATATTTAGAAATGGAGCAAAAATTGAAGATTTTATCAGAAAGTAAGTGAATTTGTTTGCGTGAATTACCTTTGATCTCTTCAAGCTGTAAAAAGCACGGTCTTGACTGGACTCAACATCATTATAACAGACCCTGGCCAAAGGCACAGACAACAGCTTATGTTTCCAAAAAACATACTTAGATATGTGCCCAGAGAACATGCCGGTAAATTCAGTAGGGAGGGTCCTCAACAACCAGTTTTAAAAGAAGACTGTCTCTAAGTAGGATAAATAATATTATGCATAGGGGTGAAGAACGAAACAAGGAACTTTCAATGGGAGGTGTATGTATGCTTACTAGAACATTAAGCTCAATAAACTCAGTCAAGAGCAGAGAAGAATGACCATATTTTCTTTACTCCTTAAAAATAGAAAGGAGCCATAAATAGAGGACTTTTACTATGAATAATAACACTGTCCCTACTCATTCAGTTGTGGACCCAAGGGCAGGGTCCCAAACACCCCCTTGCTGGCTTCAGTGGAAAACCAACCACTTTCTgtataaaattatatatatatagtcgaGTGGCGAAACTCTATGGGCATTTACAGCAGTAACTCTTGTCCAGCCACCCCTACCCTCAGGCAAAAATTGAGTAAGAATTTTCTTCCAGAGGGAAGAGGGCAGCTGTACAGAAAGGTTGCCAATTAAATTCAACTTCCACTACAGATTGGTCAAGAATAGCATTAGCTTTTGaagtgaaaaaatgaaaccttttttcctttttatgaaAATACTATGgttaacaaaaaataatatgAGCATAATTAAGATAATAAAGAAAACAAGGGAAGGAGCGGCCAAGTTCCAATAGGTTGGCTGCAACCAATCAACACTTCTCTTTGAATATAGTGGTACAAAAACCTACCAGACAAAAGATTATTAGGCTCAGCTTAGTCTGCACACagacgttttttccttttttttcatggATAATTATGAGTGCATGAAAACAACCACTAGTGCTTGAGCTAGTGCTCAATTAATCCCCTGTGGTTTCATTTTTACTTGCTTGCTTAAGGGTCTTAGAAAAATAAAAGGTCTGTACAGCAGACTAAGCTTAGTTTCACAGTAAGGTGTACTCTGGGCAAAATGCCCAACTTCAGTTTAAACAGCAAGTGTCTTGAAAAATGGTTTATGATATAAGAGAGGTTTGGGTTTCACCCCAATTTTAATCATTTCTTtcaagtaacattttttttgttttgtttttctaaaataaattttttgtttcatgtagGGTGTAACATGAAGGAAGAACTTACAatggtgaaaaataaaatatacagAGAAATAGTGGTGAAcaaaggaatccatgtatatgaGCCAGAGAGTTTTAGACAGTTTTGCATTACTGCAGGGGCCACAAAGCTTTTTGACACCATACTTAGTGCAATAACATCTGCAAGGCATTCATCAGAACGAATTATCCTAAATAAGAAAAGGGTTGTGTCATTTATTTATAATATGTGCTACTGTCTAAGTCAGGCATGCAATCCACTTCAAATGGATCACTCGCTCTATCTCAGAAGTAGTCGCATAAATCAAGAGGGTCTGGAAACAGAGCACATTATGGGGCTATCTTGTGCAAGACGGACAGTTAACAGTATTGTCAACACCATGGCAGAAAACCACTACCAGTCATTCCAAAATTTCATACAAGATGCTGTTAAAAACAAGTGGCTGTTAGTCTTAATAATTGACGATTACACTTCAGTGCACACTAAAAGAAGGCCGCAAGGGGAAAAAGCATCGGAGGCAAAGTCTATGTGCACAATTGTTGTCAAAGCATTTAAACAAATACCAGCCATAAATGTAGAGGAGGCAAATTTCATGCACGATGTTAATGGTATAAGCATAGCATCCTGCCAGGATATCATTACATCTGCTTCATGCATGCATAACATAAGCCAGTCATATGCTTCTGTTATGCCAAACTGGCTTACTGATGCCTTTTTTAACCCAGATCTTCAACGGCAAAGACTAAACACTCACCAATATTCTGACAATGACAACGTgcaaaaaatgcgaaaaatGGACAACCTTCACCTGGCTGATTTTGTTGAGTTACAATTGAAGTCCAGAAATGACTTTGATGCAGCATATGACATAGTGATGAATGCTGGTTTAGGAGATTACATGCAAAATTATGTTCTCATTCAGCCAGGGGATTGGCCTTGTCAATTTTACTGCCGTCAGATAATCTACCACTGCCTTAAAAAATTTATCAGTTTTACTCCTATGTGTGCTCCAGTCAATCAAGAACATTCTCTACATGATCATTCCACATATTCATATCCATCCATTGCTGGTTCTGACAAGGAGGAAAGCTTGGAAGTAAACTTGACCTCTCAGCCCTGTATCCTGTCAGTCATTCCAACTATTGGTCCTCTGCACATCTCCTTAAACTAGAGAACATGTTGTTAATTCCTTCCatccttttttcaaaatggtttaTGAAAAATTTTTCCTAGTTCAAAACTGGCTGACAAACCCAAGCCCTGGAGAATAAGCCTTCTATTAGAAGTTGTCTATGGTGGCTGGACCCTCATAAGGCATTCTGTTATTTCAAAGTTTTGGCGATTCAAAGATGCTGAGTATGGTACCCTTTT
This portion of the Montipora capricornis isolate CH-2021 chromosome 11, ASM3666992v2, whole genome shotgun sequence genome encodes:
- the LOC138023266 gene encoding uncharacterized protein, with the translated sequence MKEELTMVKNKIYREIVVNKGIHVYEPESFRQFCITAGATKLFDTILSAITSARHSSERIILNKKRVVSFIYNMCYCLSQACNPLQMDHSLYLRSSRINQEGLETEHIMGLSCARRTVNSIVNTMAENHYQSFQNFIQDAVKNKWLLVLIIDDYTSVHTKRRPQGEKASEAKSMCTIVVKAFKQIPAINVEEANFMHDVNGISIASCQDIITSASCMHNISQSYASVMPNWLTDAFFNPDLQRQRLNTHQYSDNDNVQKMRKMDNLHLADFVELQLKSRNDFDAAYDIVMNAGLGDYMQNYVLIQPGDWPCQFYCRQIIYHCLKKFISFTPMCAPVNQEHSLHDHSTYSYPSIAGSDKEESLEVNLTSQPCILSVIPTIGPLHISLN